GCGGCGCGGGACTTCCTGGAATCGCTCGGCGCGGCGCAACGGGCGGAGGCCATGTTCCCGTTCGTCGGGGACGAGCGCTTTGTCTGGCACTACACGCCGGTGCCGAGGAACGGCCTGTCGCTCAATGCCATGCAGCCGGATCAGCGGACCGCGGCCCTGGACCTGGTGGCCACGGGGCTGAGCCCGCGCGGCTGGCGCCAGGCCCAGCAGATCATGGCGCTGGAGACCATCCTGGACGAGTGGGAGCGCATACAGGGCCTACACGTGCGGTGGCTCCGCGATCCGGAGGAGTACCACCTCAGCGTGTTCGGCCAACCCGGCGACGACCGCTGGGCCTGGCGCGTGTGCGGCCATCACCTCTTGACCCACATCACCGTGGTGGCGGAGGCGCACCTGGCGTGCGTGCCGCTCTTCTTCGGCGCCAACCCGGCCGAAGTGCGCCACGGTCCCGAGAAGGGCCTGCGCATTCTGTCGGCGGAAGAGGACCTGGCGCGGGGCCTGCTCGCGCAGCTCACGCCCGACCAGCGCCGCGTCGCCGTGGTGGATCCGCAGGCGCCCGACGACATCCTCACCAAGAACTACCGCGCGATTCAGCCCGGCATGGCGCCCCAAGGGCTTGCCCTGGGCGACATGGCCCAGGCGTCGCGCGAGCAGCTCGTGCGGCTCATCCGGCACTACGTCGACCGCTCGGCCGGTGAGATGGCCGCCAACGCGTGGCGCGACATCGAACGCGCCGGGCTGGACGCCGTCACGTTCGCCTGGGCTGGCCCCCAGGAGCCGGGACACGGCCACTACTACGCCGTGGTGGGCTCAACCTTTCTGATCGAATATGACAACACCCAGGACGGCGCGAACCACGTTCACTCGGTGTGGCGCGACTTCACCAACGACTTTGGCGGTGACGTGCTGGCCGAGCACTACGCCGAGTCCGCCCACAACCACGGCCACGGGTAGGGCTAGGGAGGGTCTGAACAACTCCGCGCGATAGCACCGTCGTTGGCCATTCCCGATGCGCGGCCGAACGGCACAATCGGGAACGCCAGCCGCTGACCCCCATCCTAGCCTTCCCCCTTCCAGGGGGAAGGGATTGATTCAGTAGATTCCTAGACCTCACACGCCGAGGGCGTAGCCCTCGCGCCGCGGATCGGCGCCGCCTTCCAGCCACCCGGCCGCGGACCGCGCGACGCCTTGCATGCCGCCCATTGCTTGGTCGAACGCCTCAATCGTTTCCATGCGGTGGCCGCATGCGCGCAGCGCTTCGACCGCCTCCGGCCGTGCACGAGATTCGATCCGCACTAGGTCGCCGTCGTGGGCATGGAGGCGCGGCGCCTCGATCGCCGTTTGCACGTCACGGCCAAAGGCCAGCATGCCGACCAGGACTTGG
The sequence above is a segment of the Chloroflexota bacterium genome. Coding sequences within it:
- a CDS encoding DUF3500 domain-containing protein gives rise to the protein MTAAAVTAYAPQAASAMTAAARDFLESLGAAQRAEAMFPFVGDERFVWHYTPVPRNGLSLNAMQPDQRTAALDLVATGLSPRGWRQAQQIMALETILDEWERIQGLHVRWLRDPEEYHLSVFGQPGDDRWAWRVCGHHLLTHITVVAEAHLACVPLFFGANPAEVRHGPEKGLRILSAEEDLARGLLAQLTPDQRRVAVVDPQAPDDILTKNYRAIQPGMAPQGLALGDMAQASREQLVRLIRHYVDRSAGEMAANAWRDIERAGLDAVTFAWAGPQEPGHGHYYAVVGSTFLIEYDNTQDGANHVHSVWRDFTNDFGGDVLAEHYAESAHNHGHG